The following proteins are encoded in a genomic region of Enoplosus armatus isolate fEnoArm2 chromosome 11, fEnoArm2.hap1, whole genome shotgun sequence:
- the cd28 gene encoding cytotoxic T-lymphocyte protein 4, with protein sequence MFPTHCMMPWMVLTVLSLILPVWSAVEVIQPYRVVSTNGTAQIQCFIHPRPSYNQIQPSQDQSLPYPYPDPEDLRVTVLRGLHGVQQLCSSILNFAEQTETDVEREGEVQCSAQMREGAVEVTVSGLKATDTDVYRCGIEVFYPPPYLRLTGNGTLIHVLGGSDCPVQAAERQIADQGDEEEEGDERMAPVSVPVVVLVILVIFVLLIIIYLQALQCERGRREFIRTVPAVLHKEDPAAFSYQNTV encoded by the exons CTGTGGAAGTAATCCAGCCCTATAGAGTGGTGAGCACCAACGGCACGGCTCAGATCCAGTGCTTCATCCATCCTCGACCCTCCTACAACCAGATCCAACCCTCCCAGGACCAAAGCCTGCCGTACCCCTACCCTGACCCCGAGGACCTCCGTGTGACTGTGCTGAGAGGCCTCCACGGCGTCCAGCAACTCTGCTCGTCCATCCTCAACTTCgcagagcagacagagacagatgtggagagagagggagag gtgCAGTGCTCTGCTCAGATGAGGGAGGGCGCTGTGGAGGTGACGGTGTCCGGACTGAAAGCCACAGATACCGATGTGTATCGCTGTGGGATAGAGGTCTTCTACCCACCGCCGTACCTGCGGCTCACCGGCAACGGCACACTCATTCACGTGTTGG GAGGCTCCGACTGTCCTGtgcaggctgctgagagacagattgCAGACCAGGgcgatgaagaagaagagggtgatGAGAGGATGGCACCAGTCAGTGTTCCTGTGGTTGTACTGGTGATACTGGTCATATTTGTCCTCCTCATCATTATCTACCTCCAG GCTCTCCAGTGTGAACGAGGGAGGAGGGAGTTTATCAGGACGGTACCTGCTGTGCTTCACAAGGAGGATCCTGCTGCTTTTTCATATCAAAACActgtctga